The sequence below is a genomic window from Fibrobacter succinogenes.
TTCACCTTTTCGGCGAGGAACTTTTCCAAGGACTTCGGGTTGAGGAGCGCCTTGGTCATCGGCCAGTAGTAAGTCTTGTTGGCAGAGCCACCGCCCTTGGCCACAAAGAGGAACTTCATCTCGGCGCCTTCTTCGGCGTGGATGTCGATCTGGGCAGGCAGGTTACAACCGGTATTTTTCTCTTCGTACATCGTGAGCGGTGCAATCTGGCTGTAGCGCAGGTTCTTAGTAGTATAAGCGTTGTAGATACCTTCCGAAATCGCTTCGGCATCGTCAATGCCCGTCCACACCTGCTGGCCCTTATGGGCAACGCAGATTGCCGTACCAGTATCTTGACAGAACGGGAGAATGCCCTTGGCGGCAACGCAGGCGTTCTTGAGCATGGTGAGGGCCACAAACTTGTCGTTGTCCGAAGCTTCCGGATCCTGGAGAATCTTCGCGACCTTGGCCGTGTGGGCCGGGCGCAGGCAGAATTCAACTTC
It includes:
- a CDS encoding fumarate hydratase, giving the protein MLNPYYLLWHSYEATVQHGEDTTEYVSLGKEGVSVAEFEGKKILKVAPEALTKIAQAAFEEVEFCLRPAHTAKVAKILQDPEASDNDKFVALTMLKNACVAAKGILPFCQDTGTAICVAHKGQQVWTGIDDAEAISEGIYNAYTTKNLRYSQIAPLTMYEEKNTGCNLPAQIDIHAEEGAEMKFLFVAKGGGSANKTYYWPMTKALLNPKSLEKFLAEKV